CCTCTCCGCCATTGATACCAATTCGAACCCTTGTGCGCCTCATCCAGAAGTGCAAGGGTTGTTATTTTCGTGTGTGCGATGTAGTAAGGTTTGAACTCCCCAATTTGGCAAATATCGGGATCTTGTTTCAATTTGGGCTCAAGGTATATAGAACCCAATAACCCCTTGAGCGCCTCTGCTGACAGAGGGGTGTTTTGATTGAGCGCCTCTTGTAGATTCTCTAGTCGGTGAACGACCCATTCGTGAGGCGGTGCGGTGAAGGCCTGTGTCTTCTGGTATTCCAGGGAACGTAACTCTTCCGTGAGGCTCTCAGATTGGGTCTCTGCCTGTTGTAGTGCTTCAGAGACCGCCTTCGAGAAGTTACCTCTTTTGATGTAGCTGAGGTAGTTGTGGATTTCAGATTGGATCCTCTCGCATTGTGTCTTCTTCTTTCTAATAAGCTCAGGAACATCGTTTAGCTCTTTTCTGGCAGCGTGTTCCACATTCTCGTACACGTACTCAATGTTCTCCGGGGTTAATATGGTATTTTGCAGTTCCTGTAATATTGTCGTCTCCAGGCGCTTTCGGGGGACGAGGAGGTGATTAGTACACTTGTGCCGTCTGCTGTTATAACACCCGTAATACCCGCTGCCTTTCCCGCTTAAGAGCACTATGGGTCCATCACAGAGGGTGCATTGCATGAGGCCCGAGAAGAGGTATGTTGGGGTTGCATGGATATAGCTTCTCTGCGAGAGGCGTTCTTTCTCATGTTTTCGGATAGGCCACGTCTTGTCTATGGCCTTCCATCTATTCTGCGCTTTTTCCCACGTCTCCTGATCGATGATCACAAGGTCTTCCCGGAATGACTTTATGTGTTCATTCTCGGGCCGGGGCACGGTTCTGATTTTCCCGCTGAGGGGATCTCTGACGATCTTCTGTTTTCTCCACACCCACTCCCCGATATATTTCTCATTCTTGAGTATTCGGCTTAAGGTGGATACGTTCCACCCTCCGGGTAACCCCCGCTTGGTCGGCACCTTATCAATATTGAGGGAGTCAGCGATCTTGGCCAGGCTTCTCCCTTCGACAAACTGCCGGTATATGGAGCGAACCACGTCAGCTTCCTCCGGATGGACTTTGTGCACCATGCCGTCATATCTTTGCTTACCTCTCCTCGTCAATTTGAGCTCTCCTTGAGGTTGCGTGTAGTAGCCATACACATTCTCACCGGCACTGAAGCCTCGGAGCTTTTGCCCTTCAAGACCACGCATCGTCTTCTTTTTGAGATCATCGAGGTAAAGCTCGTTAATAAACACTCTGATATGGATGCTCAGTTTTGAGTTATCATCGTCACTTTGTATTCCATCCGCAATAGAGATGATTTTTATCTGGTGATAGCTGAAGGTGAGCACCACGGTAAGCATCTGGTGGTTGTTCCGGGAGAGCCTTGAGAGATCGTCTACCACAACGACATCTATTTCCTTCTGTCCTACTGCCTTTTCGAGTGCCTGCAGGCCCGGGCGGTTTGCTAAAGAGCCCGAAACCGCTTCGTCGGTAAATATATGTCTGTCTTCGAGAGCCATTCCCTGTTCAACGATATGCTTCTTGCAGACGCGGATCTGATCCTCGATGCTCTTTTCGCTCTGATTCTCCGAAGAGTATCTGGTATAAATGGCAGCCCTCATTTTGTGTCTCCAATGTTTGAGAAGAGGGCAGGGGTCTTCTTTACAGTCTCGACGTATTCGTTCACCAAGATACTGACTAGGACATCCAGGAGCTTCTGAAGGAAGGCATTATCCTGCCATTTCAAGCTAGCTGCATGACCGCTTTCTACTGTGTTAAGGGCGACTAGAGACATAATTCCTTGTACTCATACCGGAATAGGTATATATTAGGCTAAGTTATGACCAACTATATAGTATACTATAATACATATATTATATACATTTGATGCATAATGTCAAGTGTTATTGACACAGGAAGAAAGAGTGGATAAAAAGAAGCTGGGGAAAAAGATCAAGCTGGCAAGAGTGGAGCTTGATCTCAATCAAACCGAGCTCGCAACGAAGATCGGGACAACTCAGGAAAGCATATCTCGATATGAATCCGGACTGTCACTCCCGTCTCTGGAGACGCTCGTGAAGATAGCAAAAGCACTAAAAAAACCGACGAGTTATTTCTTGGACGAATAGCGAACGGGATTATTCGACTGACTCTTGTGTTCCTCCTTCGCATAGATTTAAAGATTTGGAATAGTACTCAAAGGTCGGCGCCTAAAGAGGCCTGAGCGACAGCAATGTGCCACATAAAGCAAATTACCCCGTGCGTTCCAATCACCGTTACCCTTGCTCATCAAGCTTGGTTACGAAACTCCGGGAAAAGCCATCAGGGGTAGCACCATGAGCATGAGTCCCGAAAGCAAAAATTGCTTTTTCCCGACCGAACGCATAGCTTCAGAAAAATTTGCCACATTGTACGGCTCAGCCGGCTGAAAGGCATTTCTTCTATCTGAACCTACCCCGACATGTAATGTCATTACGATTAATTGAAATCTGTTATTTTTCTGCAGTGAGTCGAAGCAATTTATGTGCCAACTATTCATTTGCACGCTAAGACATGGATAATACTGATGATATATTTCCCAATAATATTTGGTCAAATAGCGCTGATGAGACATATATCGCGACATATCGCGTAATTCGCACTATTATATTGGTTTTGGTCTGTTGATACCGAGTTTTTTCATTCGCGACCGGAGCGTTGACTCTTTAAGGCCAAGCAGCGTGGCCGCCCCCGATTTCCCGCTTATGCGCCATCCCGTTTTTTCCAGCATGCGGAGGATGTGATCCTTCTCCATGACGGCGAGCGCTATGCCCCTGGCGGCCATATTCACACCGTCAAAGTTATCTATATGCAGGGTAGAATCGGAACTTAAAATCATGGCCCGTTCGATCACATTGCGCAATTCTCGTATATTGCCGGGCCAGGAGTAGCTCTGCAAACGGTCCATGGTCCTTTTTGGAATGTCTACGATTGATTTTCCCATACTCTGATTGAATTCCCTTACGAATGCCCAAACCAGAAGCGGGATGTCCTCCAGACGCTCGCGGAGCGCGGGTATTGAGATAGGAAATACGTTTAGCCGATAGTAGAGATCGTTTCTGAATTTCTTCTCTTTAACGAGCTCCGTCAGGTCTTGATTCGTCGCAGCTATTATACGGACGTCGACAGAGATGGTCTCAGGGCTTCCGAGTCTCTCGAACTGGCCGTTCTCCAGAACCCTGAGCAGCTTTACCTGAAGTTCCAGAGGCAAGTCCGCGATTTCGTCAAGAAAGAGCGTTGAGCCGTTGGCCATTTCAAAGCGACCCGGCTGTTTCGATATGGCGCCCGTATACGCGCCTTTTTCACGCCCGAATAATTCACTTTCGATTAACGTTGGGGGCAGCGCCGCGCAGTTGACCGTAACCATAGGGCGCCCCTTGCGGGAGCTCATATTATGGATCGCCCGAGCCAAAAGCTCCTTTCCCGTCCCCGTTTCTCCCTGAATTAAAACATACGTCTCCCCTTTGGCAACTTTTTCGGCCTTTTGGAGAATCTTCCTGATCGCCGGGCTCTCACCAACGATCTTGTCGTGCCTGTATGTGAGCTCTATTTCTTGCCGTAAGTGAATATTCTCTTCTTCAAGACAGTTTTTAAGCTCTATGATCTCCTGAAATGCCTTCTTGAGTTTCTCTTCAGCTCCCTTCCGTTCGGTGATGTCTCTCGTCAGAGAAAGCAGGAGCTTTCGATCGCCCAGGTCCAGTCGGCCAAGTCGTACCTCCACGGGAAAAAGGAGGCCGCTCTTCTTCTTCTGGAGACCTTCGAAGGTAATGTGCTGCCCCGAGTTAAGGCGTTCCCAGAAACGTGGTATGTGTCTCTTGTTCTTGATCTCAATGTCGATATCGGCAATGTTCATTCGTAGAAGCTCTTCGTGCGTGTATCCCAGGGTTTTGCAGGCCTGCTTGTTGATATCGATGATATTACCTGCATAATCATGGATGAAAAAGGCGTCGCCCGCTTGCTCGACCAGCATTCTGAAGCGGTTTTCGCTCTCCTGCATAGACTGCTCGGCGCGTTTTCGGTCGGTGATATCCGTAATAAAACCCTCCCAAAAAACTTGCCCGGACGCCTCTCTTGTTCTTCTGCCGCTGAAGCTGATCCAGATTGTCTTCTGATCTTTTCGATTTGCTTGAATCTCTAATCTATCGACGAATCCTTTATTCTCCAATTCGTCTAGAATTGCCTGGCCCCTGCTTTCGTGAGCGTAAAGCCGGGAAATGTCCGGGATTGCCTTCAAAAATGAATCCGGAGAATCAAATCCAAAAATCTCAGAGAACTTTTGATTCACATAGAGAAACGCACCTTGCTTTGTGGTGCGATAGACTCCGATGACCGCATTGTTGACCATGGTCTTCCAAATTCCATCGCTGTTCGTTCTATTGCGGTCGACGCTAACCTGGTCAACTTCGCGACCTAGCGCCGTGGGTTTTTGCCTCCATTTTGAATGAGACTTTTCGGTCATGTCAACGCTTCCGTCTATTCTATAATTAAGTAGACATGAAAAACGGACAAAACGCAAGAATCTTGCTTTATCCTTAAGCGCGGCTATAGAATAGACAGGGCCGTTCACGTTAGGATTGAAGCCGTCCAAAGCCGAAACAGCGTGGGCGGTCTCCGGCATCAGGAACAACAAGGGTACCAGGTAAAGCAGAAAGGTTAAAAAGACCGATAGCCTTTTAGGTGTGATCATTTCCTTTACAGCCAACAATACCGTTCCTCGATCCTTGGTCATGACCCTTCCCGTTCCCGGGACAAATGAGCGGGTTGCAGATTACAGTCAAAACCAAAGCCTCTCCTCCTATCCCCGACACCCAATCATATTTGATCTCCATTTTCGAGCCGAATACGGG
This sequence is a window from Syntrophorhabdaceae bacterium. Protein-coding genes within it:
- a CDS encoding recombinase family protein: MRAAIYTRYSSENQSEKSIEDQIRVCKKHIVEQGMALEDRHIFTDEAVSGSLANRPGLQALEKAVGQKEIDVVVVDDLSRLSRNNHQMLTVVLTFSYHQIKIISIADGIQSDDDNSKLSIHIRVFINELYLDDLKKKTMRGLEGQKLRGFSAGENVYGYYTQPQGELKLTRRGKQRYDGMVHKVHPEEADVVRSIYRQFVEGRSLAKIADSLNIDKVPTKRGLPGGWNVSTLSRILKNEKYIGEWVWRKQKIVRDPLSGKIRTVPRPENEHIKSFREDLVIIDQETWEKAQNRWKAIDKTWPIRKHEKERLSQRSYIHATPTYLFSGLMQCTLCDGPIVLLSGKGSGYYGCYNSRRHKCTNHLLVPRKRLETTILQELQNTILTPENIEYVYENVEHAARKELNDVPELIRKKKTQCERIQSEIHNYLSYIKRGNFSKAVSEALQQAETQSESLTEELRSLEYQKTQAFTAPPHEWVVHRLENLQEALNQNTPLSAEALKGLLGSIYLEPKLKQDPDICQIGEFKPYYIAHTKITTLALLDEAHKGSNWYQWRRG
- a CDS encoding helix-turn-helix transcriptional regulator → MDKKKLGKKIKLARVELDLNQTELATKIGTTQESISRYESGLSLPSLETLVKIAKALKKPTSYFLDE
- a CDS encoding sigma 54-interacting transcriptional regulator, whose translation is MTKDRGTVLLAVKEMITPKRLSVFLTFLLYLVPLLFLMPETAHAVSALDGFNPNVNGPVYSIAALKDKARFLRFVRFSCLLNYRIDGSVDMTEKSHSKWRQKPTALGREVDQVSVDRNRTNSDGIWKTMVNNAVIGVYRTTKQGAFLYVNQKFSEIFGFDSPDSFLKAIPDISRLYAHESRGQAILDELENKGFVDRLEIQANRKDQKTIWISFSGRRTREASGQVFWEGFITDITDRKRAEQSMQESENRFRMLVEQAGDAFFIHDYAGNIIDINKQACKTLGYTHEELLRMNIADIDIEIKNKRHIPRFWERLNSGQHITFEGLQKKKSGLLFPVEVRLGRLDLGDRKLLLSLTRDITERKGAEEKLKKAFQEIIELKNCLEEENIHLRQEIELTYRHDKIVGESPAIRKILQKAEKVAKGETYVLIQGETGTGKELLARAIHNMSSRKGRPMVTVNCAALPPTLIESELFGREKGAYTGAISKQPGRFEMANGSTLFLDEIADLPLELQVKLLRVLENGQFERLGSPETISVDVRIIAATNQDLTELVKEKKFRNDLYYRLNVFPISIPALRERLEDIPLLVWAFVREFNQSMGKSIVDIPKRTMDRLQSYSWPGNIRELRNVIERAMILSSDSTLHIDNFDGVNMAARGIALAVMEKDHILRMLEKTGWRISGKSGAATLLGLKESTLRSRMKKLGINRPKPI